From a region of the Neobacillus niacini genome:
- the lacD gene encoding tagatose-bisphosphate aldolase encodes MLELSKNKLDALKRLSDENGIIGALAIDQRGSLKKMIASGSTNNVGDEGIIRFKELVSEELTPYSTAILLDPEYGLPAAKVRSKDSGLLVAYEKTGYDATAVGRLPDLLPEWSVKRLKEAGADAVKFLLYYDVDEDEKINDYKHVYMERVGSECAAEDIPFFLEIVSYDANIDDVKSKEYAKVKPHKVIEAMREFSKPQYQVDVLKVEVPVDMNFVEGYTEGETVYSRDEAAAYFKEQSESTELPFIFLSAGVSAALFQETLKFAKQSGSTFNGVLCGRATWKDGVAPFASGGEQAGREWLQLIGKNNIEELNVVLKESASSWFEKVNNNNSSLAY; translated from the coding sequence ATGCTAGAATTATCTAAAAACAAATTGGACGCTTTAAAGCGTTTATCTGATGAAAATGGTATTATTGGGGCTTTAGCGATTGATCAACGCGGCTCATTGAAAAAGATGATTGCATCTGGAAGTACGAATAATGTTGGGGATGAAGGGATTATCCGCTTTAAAGAATTGGTATCTGAAGAATTAACACCTTATTCTACTGCGATTCTATTAGATCCAGAATATGGACTGCCGGCGGCTAAAGTCCGCAGCAAAGACTCGGGATTATTGGTAGCCTATGAAAAGACCGGATACGATGCAACAGCTGTAGGCCGCCTGCCTGATTTATTGCCAGAGTGGTCCGTGAAGCGATTGAAAGAGGCCGGTGCTGATGCCGTGAAATTTTTACTGTACTATGATGTCGATGAAGATGAGAAAATCAATGATTATAAACATGTTTATATGGAACGGGTAGGTTCTGAGTGTGCTGCCGAGGATATTCCGTTTTTCTTAGAAATCGTCTCCTATGATGCGAACATTGATGATGTTAAAAGTAAAGAGTATGCAAAAGTGAAGCCGCATAAAGTGATTGAGGCAATGAGGGAGTTTTCCAAACCACAGTATCAAGTTGATGTTCTGAAAGTAGAAGTTCCCGTAGATATGAACTTTGTTGAAGGGTATACAGAGGGTGAAACCGTTTATAGTAGGGATGAAGCTGCTGCGTATTTCAAAGAGCAAAGTGAGTCCACTGAGCTACCGTTTATCTTTTTAAGTGCAGGAGTAAGTGCGGCATTATTCCAGGAAACATTGAAATTTGCCAAACAATCCGGTTCGACCTTTAATGGCGTGTTGTGCGGCCGTGCTACTTGGAAAGACGGTGTCGCCCCATTTGCTTCCGGCGGTGAACAGGCAGGCCGTGAATGGTTACAACTCATTGGTAAAAACAATATTGAAGAATTAAATGTTGTTTTGAAAGAGTCCGCCAGCTCCTGGTTTGAAAAGGTTAATAATAATAACAGCTCTCTAGCTTATTAA
- the lacC gene encoding tagatose-6-phosphate kinase, giving the protein MILAVTMNPSVDISYPLHEFKLDTVNRVENVRKTAGGKGLNVARVIAQMEEEVLATGVLGGTIGDYIVQELNKSQIPNDFLKIEKESRNCIAILHEGMQTEILESGPTLTNAEGTDFLEKYEDLLAKVSLVTISGSLPKGLPVDFYQQMLAISQRKGIPVVLDSSGEPLRAALLHKEKPFAIKPNITELSQLLGVKVDSRISSLKQALDHDWFKEIEWIVVSMGGDGAFVRHGTEDYRVTLPKIDVVNPVGSGDAVVAGLAVALNRNQSVETVLKTAMTTGMLNTMEAGTGSINMAKFGQYFDLVKID; this is encoded by the coding sequence ATGATTTTAGCTGTCACGATGAATCCATCTGTGGATATTTCCTATCCCCTCCATGAATTCAAGTTGGATACTGTGAACCGTGTGGAAAATGTTCGAAAAACGGCTGGCGGTAAAGGCTTAAATGTTGCACGGGTGATTGCACAAATGGAAGAAGAAGTCCTGGCAACGGGTGTGCTCGGCGGAACCATCGGCGATTACATCGTACAGGAATTAAATAAAAGCCAAATTCCGAATGACTTTTTGAAAATCGAAAAAGAATCGAGGAATTGTATTGCCATTCTTCATGAAGGGATGCAAACGGAAATTTTAGAATCTGGGCCAACCTTAACGAATGCAGAAGGGACAGATTTTTTAGAGAAATATGAAGACCTGTTGGCTAAAGTTTCCTTGGTGACGATTTCGGGCAGTTTGCCTAAGGGATTGCCGGTGGATTTTTATCAGCAAATGTTAGCCATTAGTCAGAGAAAGGGAATTCCGGTGGTATTGGATTCATCAGGAGAACCGTTAAGAGCAGCCTTGTTACATAAAGAAAAGCCATTTGCGATTAAGCCAAATATTACGGAATTATCTCAGCTGCTCGGCGTGAAAGTGGATAGCAGGATTAGCAGTTTGAAACAAGCTTTAGATCATGACTGGTTTAAAGAGATTGAATGGATTGTTGTCTCGATGGGTGGGGATGGTGCTTTTGTAAGACATGGTACGGAAGATTACCGAGTAACTCTCCCAAAAATAGACGTGGTGAATCCGGTTGGGTCCGGAGATGCAGTCGTTGCTGGGTTAGCGGTGGCATTGAATCGAAATCAATCGGTAGAAACTGTGTTGAAAACGGCTATGACCACGGGGATGCTCAATACGATGGAAGCCGGTACGGGATCGATTAACATGGCAAAGTTCGGACAGTATTTTGATTTGGTAAAAATAGATTAA
- the nagA gene encoding N-acetylglucosamine-6-phosphate deacetylase, which produces MSKYIFADKFFLDGKVEGPGFLEIKDGIFGSFSENRPVAAAEIIDFAGHWIAPGLVDTHIHGFRNHDIMDNDFEGLNQISEGVLSCGVTSFLPTTLTSSTEALNHVVEMIGANYKKVSGAKIKGIFLEGPFFTEKHKGAHNTRYFSDPSIERLKDWQELSNDSIKKIAIAPERKGAAEFIEYAAGEKIAVALAHSDATYEEAKQAVENGASIFVHTFNGMSPLHHREPGMVGAAMNLKDVFAEIICDGHHVHPAAANILMNVRGRDYTVLVTDCMMAGGMPEGNYQLGEFPVEVKAGAARIEGGSLAGSILQLNDAVKNVVEWGIATPEEAIYMASTAPAKSIGLDVECGKIAEGYAADFIVLSPELDLLATYLDGVCRYHLQKEGVR; this is translated from the coding sequence ATGTCTAAGTATATCTTTGCTGATAAGTTTTTCCTTGATGGAAAGGTTGAAGGGCCAGGGTTTTTAGAAATAAAAGATGGAATATTTGGTAGTTTTTCAGAAAACAGACCAGTTGCGGCGGCGGAAATTATTGATTTTGCGGGCCATTGGATTGCTCCTGGTTTAGTAGATACACATATTCATGGATTTCGAAATCATGACATTATGGACAATGATTTTGAAGGGTTGAATCAGATTTCTGAAGGGGTTCTTTCCTGTGGGGTTACTTCGTTTTTGCCGACAACCTTAACTTCCTCAACGGAAGCGTTGAATCATGTCGTTGAAATGATTGGTGCAAACTACAAAAAAGTTAGTGGAGCCAAAATTAAAGGGATTTTTTTGGAAGGGCCATTTTTTACCGAAAAACACAAAGGGGCGCATAACACGAGATATTTTTCGGACCCATCGATTGAACGATTAAAAGATTGGCAGGAATTATCCAATGACTCTATTAAAAAAATTGCCATTGCCCCTGAACGAAAAGGGGCAGCGGAATTTATTGAATATGCGGCAGGTGAAAAGATTGCAGTGGCACTAGCCCATAGTGACGCCACTTATGAAGAAGCAAAGCAAGCGGTTGAAAATGGAGCTTCTATTTTTGTTCATACCTTCAATGGAATGAGTCCGCTGCACCATCGTGAGCCAGGGATGGTCGGGGCAGCGATGAATTTAAAAGATGTTTTTGCGGAAATCATTTGTGACGGACATCATGTTCATCCTGCTGCGGCTAATATTTTAATGAATGTCCGTGGCAGAGATTATACCGTTTTGGTAACTGACTGCATGATGGCTGGTGGAATGCCGGAAGGAAACTATCAACTCGGAGAATTCCCTGTCGAGGTGAAAGCCGGTGCAGCCCGAATCGAAGGCGGCAGTTTAGCCGGCAGTATTTTGCAGCTTAATGATGCTGTCAAAAATGTCGTCGAATGGGGGATTGCGACACCGGAGGAAGCAATCTATATGGCAAGCACTGCACCTGCAAAAAGTATTGGGCTGGACGTGGAATGCGGGAAAATTGCTGAGGGGTACGCTGCTGACTTTATTGTGTTGAGTCCTGAACTGGATTTACTTGCGACTTATCTTGATGGTGTTTGTCGTTACCATTTACAGAAAGAGGGAGTGCGATGA
- a CDS encoding SIS domain-containing protein, protein MFTLGEEKLVPLGASITTAEIKQQPDLWAETFTLFTEKSRDIEEFLLKLSTKHGRVRVIFTGAGTSAYVGDTITPYLKGKVNENKWELLSIPTTTLVSNPYEFLKADFPTLLVSFARSGNSPESIAAVQLAKQIVTDLYQVTITCAKDGQLAKRATGDENNILLLMPEKSNDQGFAMTGSYSCMTLTALLVFDSLPLEEKSAIVKVIQQMGESVIQREDAIQEIIDIDFDRIIYLGSGSLEGLAREAQLKILELTAGKIVTAFDSPLGFRHGPKSFVNEKSLVFVFVSNQPYTRQYDLDMLKEMQLDNMASYICAIEVDGDTNYDGNTFGFGSEAKFVPDAYLALPFVMIGQTVSLLASVKVGNTPDTPSPTGTVNRVVKGVTIYEFK, encoded by the coding sequence ATGTTTACATTAGGTGAAGAAAAATTAGTGCCACTAGGTGCATCGATTACAACGGCAGAAATAAAACAGCAGCCTGATTTATGGGCTGAAACATTTACCTTGTTTACAGAGAAAAGCAGGGATATTGAAGAGTTTTTACTAAAGTTATCAACGAAACACGGCCGGGTTCGCGTCATTTTTACAGGTGCAGGGACGTCTGCCTATGTCGGAGATACCATCACACCTTACCTAAAAGGAAAAGTGAATGAAAATAAGTGGGAATTGCTCAGTATTCCGACAACCACTTTAGTGTCTAACCCCTATGAATTTTTAAAAGCAGATTTCCCAACCTTGTTAGTTTCCTTTGCTAGAAGCGGCAACAGCCCGGAAAGTATCGCCGCTGTACAATTAGCGAAGCAAATCGTAACCGATTTGTATCAGGTAACGATTACTTGTGCTAAGGATGGCCAATTAGCGAAGCGGGCAACAGGGGATGAAAATAATATATTGCTATTGATGCCAGAAAAATCGAATGATCAAGGTTTTGCGATGACGGGCAGTTATTCATGCATGACGTTAACGGCGTTACTCGTTTTTGATTCTTTGCCGTTGGAAGAAAAATCGGCGATTGTGAAAGTGATTCAGCAAATGGGTGAAAGTGTCATTCAAAGGGAAGACGCAATCCAAGAAATCATCGATATCGATTTTGACCGCATCATTTACCTAGGATCTGGCAGTTTAGAAGGCCTAGCGAGAGAAGCACAATTAAAAATATTAGAGCTGACAGCTGGAAAAATTGTCACTGCCTTTGATTCACCGTTAGGATTCCGCCACGGTCCTAAATCATTTGTGAACGAAAAATCATTGGTTTTTGTGTTTGTTTCCAACCAACCTTATACACGTCAATACGATTTAGATATGTTAAAAGAAATGCAGCTGGATAACATGGCTAGCTATATTTGTGCGATCGAGGTTGATGGAGATACCAATTATGATGGGAACACATTTGGATTCGGAAGCGAGGCCAAGTTCGTGCCGGATGCTTATTTAGCACTACCTTTTGTCATGATTGGACAGACGGTTTCCTTGCTCGCTTCGGTAAAAGTAGGCAACACACCAGACACACCTTCACCGACAGGAACGGTAAACCGTGTCGTTAAAGGCGTAACCATTTATGAATTTAAGTAG
- a CDS encoding ROK family protein, with amino-acid sequence MKKAIGIDIGGTKIAVGIISESGELLHRAEVKSDPSDRENMFKQVVTAVEQVLDGTSVSEIEGIGVGVPGKVDRENGIAIFQNNLPWQQFPLAARLQEQFGAKPITIDNDVYMAAFAEWKAAQGTTKQTFVYVTLSTGIACSIIHQGSFFRGAGFAGELGLIPVLSKKGNERLEKIAAGPGIQKIAGIPTKDVFSGYINGSQEYQSIIDEVTGHLAQGLYSISCLLDPHKMVFGGSVIVNNPFLLELIKEKLKIYQLPEQQHLLDQMSISTLAQNNGVVGAGLRVFERI; translated from the coding sequence ATGAAAAAGGCCATTGGCATTGATATCGGCGGGACAAAGATTGCAGTGGGAATCATTTCAGAATCAGGAGAGCTGCTTCACCGTGCCGAAGTAAAAAGTGATCCTTCCGACCGCGAAAACATGTTTAAACAAGTCGTAACAGCAGTGGAACAAGTTCTTGATGGGACGTCGGTTTCAGAAATTGAAGGAATCGGCGTGGGGGTACCTGGTAAAGTCGATCGAGAGAACGGCATCGCCATTTTTCAAAACAATTTGCCGTGGCAGCAGTTTCCACTTGCCGCCCGATTACAGGAGCAATTTGGAGCTAAGCCAATCACGATTGATAACGATGTTTATATGGCGGCTTTTGCCGAGTGGAAAGCAGCGCAGGGAACAACGAAACAGACCTTTGTCTACGTGACGCTCAGTACAGGAATTGCCTGTTCGATCATCCATCAAGGTTCCTTTTTTCGAGGAGCTGGTTTTGCCGGGGAACTTGGGCTGATTCCGGTTCTCTCAAAGAAAGGCAATGAACGGTTGGAAAAAATCGCTGCCGGTCCAGGGATCCAGAAAATAGCAGGGATTCCAACCAAGGATGTCTTTAGTGGATATATAAACGGGTCACAGGAATATCAGTCAATTATCGATGAGGTGACCGGGCATTTAGCTCAAGGACTCTATTCCATTTCCTGCTTATTAGACCCTCATAAAATGGTTTTCGGCGGCAGTGTCATTGTGAATAACCCTTTCCTGCTTGAATTAATCAAAGAAAAACTAAAAATCTATCAACTTCCTGAACAGCAGCATCTTTTAGACCAGATGAGTATCAGTACATTGGCGCAGAATAATGGCGTTGTTGGTGCAGGATTGCGAGTATTTGAAAGAATCTAA
- a CDS encoding Gfo/Idh/MocA family protein translates to MKTMTAILIGAGDRGARAYAPYALAYPNELKIVGVAEPGIERRTRLQQAHDIPSENCFESWEEILGAAQKLADIAIICTLDRNHFKPTMRALELGYHVLLEKPMSPDPLECIAMEQAAKKNNRQLTICHVLRYTQFWSTIKKVIAKGEIGEVVSLQLNENVEAMHMSHSFVRGNWNNKEKSSPMILQKSCHDMDIISYVMGKECKCVSSYGSLMHFKEENAPAGAPHRCLDGCPAELECPFHAGRYYLGEGRGWAKKFTEDYTNEGIIQALQETSYGKCVYRSDNNVVDHQVVNMEFEDGATATFSMCGFTREQTRMVQIMGTKGEIRGNMEENSISIFDFLTRHETVIKFDNPVGGHGGGDNGIMRTFLREVQFGNSGEGVSTASASVRSHLMAFAAEDSRLNKGQSIQIDEYYHSLLDQIKA, encoded by the coding sequence ATGAAAACCATGACTGCTATCCTAATTGGAGCAGGTGACAGAGGGGCGAGAGCTTACGCCCCATATGCCTTGGCATATCCGAATGAATTAAAGATTGTTGGTGTAGCAGAGCCGGGAATAGAAAGAAGAACGAGATTGCAGCAAGCACACGATATACCTTCAGAAAATTGTTTTGAGTCTTGGGAGGAAATCCTAGGTGCTGCCCAAAAATTGGCAGACATTGCGATTATTTGCACACTCGACCGAAATCACTTTAAACCAACCATGAGAGCATTGGAACTGGGTTACCATGTTCTATTGGAAAAACCAATGTCTCCGGATCCATTGGAGTGTATTGCAATGGAACAGGCAGCGAAAAAGAATAATCGACAACTGACAATCTGTCATGTTCTAAGGTATACACAATTCTGGTCAACAATAAAAAAGGTCATAGCTAAAGGGGAAATTGGAGAGGTCGTTTCACTGCAATTAAATGAAAATGTAGAAGCGATGCATATGTCCCATAGCTTTGTTCGCGGAAACTGGAATAACAAGGAGAAGTCTAGTCCAATGATTCTGCAGAAATCCTGCCATGATATGGATATCATTTCCTACGTGATGGGGAAAGAGTGTAAATGTGTTAGTTCCTATGGTTCACTCATGCACTTTAAAGAGGAAAATGCACCTGCTGGAGCACCGCATAGATGTTTAGATGGCTGTCCCGCAGAGCTGGAATGTCCATTCCATGCTGGCAGGTATTATCTTGGCGAAGGTAGAGGCTGGGCAAAGAAATTTACAGAAGATTATACAAATGAGGGCATCATTCAAGCATTACAAGAAACATCATACGGAAAATGTGTCTACCGCTCAGATAATAATGTTGTCGACCATCAGGTGGTCAATATGGAATTCGAAGACGGAGCAACCGCAACGTTTAGCATGTGCGGCTTTACAAGAGAGCAGACGCGAATGGTTCAAATTATGGGGACAAAAGGGGAAATCCGCGGGAATATGGAGGAAAATAGTATATCCATTTTTGACTTCCTGACCAGGCATGAAACGGTGATCAAATTTGACAACCCTGTTGGTGGACACGGTGGCGGTGACAACGGAATCATGAGAACATTCCTCCGGGAAGTCCAATTTGGGAACAGCGGAGAGGGAGTTTCAACCGCATCTGCATCCGTTAGAAGCCATCTTATGGCCTTTGCCGCTGAGGACTCTAGGTTAAACAAGGGACAATCAATCCAAATTGATGAGTATTATCATAGTTTACTTGATCAAATTAAAGCCTAG
- a CDS encoding YesL family protein, producing MNTGLMGNFYQLAEKVMRLAQFQLLWVVFSLCGGIVFGIMPATVSLFTVMRKWMLGNEDNKSYASVYWTTFRKEFWKANGLGLILTIMGFLIYLNFSIIRFSHGVIYWCLLSLVIMASILFVILLFYIFPVYVHFENGFSRYFSLSLLIGVSFPFHTLLIVIGYYLLFLLFRTIPGLIPFLSIGLITCHSMWVSMRVFTLMDEKKSHSVKTQRQLFRLFQKG from the coding sequence ATGAATACTGGATTAATGGGGAATTTCTATCAACTTGCTGAAAAGGTTATGAGATTGGCACAATTCCAGTTGCTCTGGGTAGTATTTTCACTTTGTGGCGGGATTGTTTTTGGAATTATGCCTGCTACCGTCAGTCTATTTACTGTAATGAGAAAATGGATGCTGGGGAATGAAGATAACAAGTCATATGCAAGTGTTTATTGGACTACTTTTCGTAAAGAGTTTTGGAAAGCAAACGGATTAGGTCTGATTCTTACAATTATGGGCTTTTTAATCTATTTGAATTTTTCCATTATCCGTTTTTCTCATGGTGTAATCTATTGGTGTCTCCTTAGCCTTGTTATTATGGCTAGTATATTATTTGTCATCCTGCTTTTTTATATCTTTCCTGTATATGTTCATTTTGAAAATGGGTTCAGTAGATATTTTAGCCTTTCATTATTAATCGGTGTTTCATTTCCTTTTCATACACTGCTTATAGTCATCGGATATTATCTTTTATTTTTGTTGTTTAGGACTATCCCGGGTTTGATTCCTTTCTTAAGTATAGGTCTGATTACGTGTCATTCCATGTGGGTGTCAATGAGGGTATTTACTCTTATGGATGAGAAGAAAAGCCATTCGGTAAAAACACAACGGCAGCTATTTAGACTTTTCCAAAAGGGATAA
- a CDS encoding metallophosphoesterase family protein yields MCETKPLFSFFVISDIQLTEKNEVSHQKFAHALQDLNEINPNASSLIINGDLINDGRKESYYKFGEILDMSPHPKDVFFTIGNHEFFKNDGNIASIRRFLEFSDLEKVYYEKEINNCSFLFLGTESWGPVGSPTKDSAVLSKEQLEWLEDKVEKIKHHDKPVFVFLHQPIPFTLYGTDLEYYQNSIIHYQELVDILTKMDNVFFFSGHSHFDLRFPNMFADTPFYMINTGAIYDTWGPDGKGADTVIDSEGSQGLYVQVFTDHVSIRGRDFTNEKWIQEYQLNIPI; encoded by the coding sequence ATGTGTGAGACTAAACCGTTATTTTCTTTTTTTGTTATAAGCGATATCCAATTGACTGAAAAAAATGAGGTTTCCCACCAAAAATTTGCCCATGCCTTACAAGACCTTAATGAAATAAATCCTAATGCATCTTCCTTAATTATTAATGGGGACTTAATTAACGATGGAAGGAAAGAGAGCTATTACAAGTTTGGGGAAATATTGGATATGAGTCCGCATCCTAAGGATGTTTTTTTTACGATTGGAAATCATGAATTCTTTAAAAATGATGGGAATATAGCTTCAATACGCCGCTTTCTAGAATTTAGTGATCTTGAAAAGGTCTATTATGAGAAAGAAATAAATAATTGTTCTTTTCTATTCCTAGGAACAGAAAGCTGGGGACCGGTTGGTAGTCCTACGAAAGACTCCGCGGTCTTAAGCAAGGAACAATTAGAGTGGTTAGAAGATAAAGTTGAAAAAATTAAACATCATGATAAACCTGTTTTTGTATTTTTGCATCAACCAATCCCATTCACTTTATATGGAACAGATCTAGAATACTATCAAAATAGTATTATCCACTACCAGGAGTTGGTGGATATATTAACTAAGATGGATAATGTATTCTTCTTTTCCGGACACTCTCATTTTGATCTCCGCTTTCCGAACATGTTTGCCGATACTCCCTTTTATATGATTAATACGGGAGCTATATACGATACGTGGGGACCAGATGGTAAGGGAGCAGATACGGTAATTGATTCAGAAGGAAGTCAAGGATTATATGTACAGGTATTTACGGATCACGTATCCATTAGGGGGCGTGATTTCACAAATGAAAAATGGATTCAAGAGTATCAGTTAAATATTCCAATTTAA
- a CDS encoding extracellular solute-binding protein, with protein sequence MNRKKYITSLVTGALAVSVLLSGCKGGSEETATKENKKNVENISKTGMPIVKEKIELDGFAAKFFSSQDWDKLMLWQEYEKMTNIHINWETVSTDALAEKRNLMLASGEYPDLLFAAALPKTDLIKYGQQGVFLPLNDLIDKYAPNLKKIMEENPLVKQGITMADGNIYGFPTYYDPNFKGLTMGTPWIQSEWLKKLGLEEPKTWDELYTVLKKFKEGDPNGNGKADEIPVGSAYGINPIINWLKGSVGLNNHGTSNGHIDLDPKTEKLRFQPTSEEYKQLLTYVNKLYTEGLIDKEVFSTDSEKFNVVAQEGIVGVLPDIDPKVWLNLDGYVGTPVIEGPNGDRINTAIGSPLGNVGMFVLTDKNKNPEATVRWIDHFYGDEGIKMFFMGFEGVTYTEKDGEFQYTDEITKNPDGLNLDQAISKYLTWPGGYYPGVVKEKYFQGAEGSDGSLANAEKAEPLTLKQSDIWPNFNFTVDESSELATLSTDINTYVTEMTAGFITGKTSMKEWDNYVKTLEKMNLDRYMEIYEAAYKRYKK encoded by the coding sequence ATGAACAGAAAAAAGTATATTACTAGTTTAGTTACAGGTGCCTTGGCCGTTTCTGTTTTATTAAGCGGTTGTAAAGGCGGCAGCGAGGAGACGGCAACGAAGGAAAATAAGAAGAATGTTGAAAACATAAGTAAGACGGGTATGCCAATTGTAAAAGAGAAAATCGAACTTGATGGATTTGCAGCGAAGTTCTTTTCTTCACAGGATTGGGATAAGCTCATGCTTTGGCAGGAATATGAAAAAATGACCAATATTCATATTAACTGGGAAACAGTTTCTACGGATGCATTGGCAGAAAAGCGCAATCTAATGTTAGCAAGTGGGGAATACCCTGATTTGTTATTTGCGGCTGCCTTGCCTAAGACAGACCTTATTAAATATGGTCAGCAAGGTGTTTTCCTGCCACTGAATGATTTAATTGACAAATACGCTCCAAATCTTAAAAAGATCATGGAGGAAAATCCTCTTGTTAAGCAAGGGATTACGATGGCGGATGGAAACATTTATGGTTTTCCAACCTACTATGATCCTAACTTTAAAGGACTTACAATGGGAACTCCTTGGATTCAGAGTGAATGGTTAAAGAAATTAGGATTAGAAGAACCAAAAACGTGGGATGAACTTTACACTGTGTTGAAAAAGTTTAAAGAGGGAGACCCAAATGGCAACGGAAAGGCTGATGAAATTCCAGTAGGATCAGCCTATGGAATCAACCCTATTATCAATTGGCTTAAAGGATCAGTTGGGTTAAATAATCATGGTACATCGAATGGGCATATTGATTTAGATCCAAAAACCGAAAAGTTAAGATTCCAGCCAACATCTGAAGAATACAAACAGCTATTAACCTATGTAAATAAATTGTATACAGAAGGTTTAATTGATAAAGAAGTTTTCAGCACAGACTCCGAAAAGTTTAATGTAGTGGCACAAGAAGGGATCGTGGGAGTCCTCCCGGATATTGATCCTAAAGTTTGGCTGAATTTAGATGGGTATGTTGGTACTCCAGTTATCGAAGGTCCTAATGGGGACAGAATCAATACTGCCATTGGTTCACCATTAGGAAATGTTGGGATGTTTGTTCTTACAGATAAAAATAAAAATCCAGAAGCAACTGTTCGCTGGATTGACCATTTCTATGGCGATGAAGGAATAAAAATGTTCTTTATGGGATTCGAAGGTGTAACTTATACTGAGAAAGATGGTGAATTCCAATATACGGATGAAATCACTAAAAACCCTGATGGACTTAATCTTGACCAAGCAATTAGTAAATATTTGACATGGCCGGGCGGATATTATCCTGGTGTTGTTAAAGAGAAGTATTTCCAAGGTGCAGAGGGGTCAGATGGTTCTTTAGCAAATGCTGAGAAAGCGGAGCCACTTACTCTTAAACAGAGTGACATTTGGCCGAACTTTAATTTCACTGTCGACGAGTCAAGTGAGCTAGCTACACTTTCTACAGATATCAATACCTATGTAACGGAAATGACTGCTGGCTTCATTACAGGTAAGACGTCTATGAAAGAATGGGACAACTATGTGAAGACGTTGGAAAAAATGAACCTAGACCGTTATATGGAAATCTATGAAGCTGCATACAAAAGATATAAAAAATAA
- a CDS encoding carbohydrate ABC transporter permease produces the protein MFNVVNILLLSFITVLVLYPLYFVVSASFSNPTYILKGEMWLWPKGFNVDSYTKVFENKDIVNGFINTLKYTTIGTLINLIMTIMAAYPLSRKDFYGKNVIMAIFVFTMFFGGGLIPTYLLIRDLGMIDTLWVMVIPNAVAVWNIIIMRTFFQTTIPLELQESAQIDGCGNIRILLKIVLPLSMPVIAVMILFYAVGHWNSYFQALIYLSDKENFPLQLILREILIRGEMDEMIKATSETFLNQKLSVEGLKYAVLIVANLPMLILYPFLQRYFVKGFMVGSIKG, from the coding sequence ATGTTTAACGTTGTGAATATCTTGCTGCTTTCTTTTATAACAGTACTCGTTTTATATCCGTTATATTTTGTTGTTAGTGCTTCCTTCAGTAATCCAACTTATATTTTGAAGGGAGAAATGTGGCTTTGGCCAAAGGGCTTCAATGTAGATTCCTATACAAAGGTTTTCGAAAATAAAGATATTGTTAATGGATTTATAAATACTCTGAAATATACAACGATTGGAACACTAATCAATCTCATCATGACGATTATGGCAGCTTATCCATTATCAAGAAAAGACTTTTATGGAAAAAATGTCATTATGGCTATTTTTGTCTTCACGATGTTTTTCGGGGGAGGATTAATTCCAACCTATTTACTAATTCGAGATCTAGGTATGATTGATACATTATGGGTCATGGTGATCCCAAATGCCGTTGCCGTTTGGAACATTATTATTATGCGTACTTTTTTTCAAACAACAATCCCTCTGGAATTGCAGGAATCTGCACAAATTGACGGGTGTGGGAATATACGAATTTTACTAAAAATCGTGCTCCCGCTTTCGATGCCTGTCATTGCTGTAATGATTTTATTTTATGCAGTGGGACATTGGAATTCCTATTTTCAGGCATTAATCTATCTTTCAGATAAAGAGAATTTTCCGCTTCAATTAATTTTGAGAGAGATATTAATTAGAGGCGAAATGGACGAAATGATTAAAGCAACTTCAGAAACATTTCTTAATCAGAAATTAAGTGTGGAAGGTTTAAAGTATGCTGTCTTGATTGTGGCGAACTTGCCAATGTTGATTCTGTATCCATTCTTGCAAAGATATTTTGTAAAGGGCTTTATGGTTGGTTCTATTAAAGGATAA